In Bryobacteraceae bacterium, the following proteins share a genomic window:
- a CDS encoding protein-glutamate O-methyltransferase CheR: protein MTTTLANPPAAPPALGLEALAVWREWIEEQCGACFPESRTHVLESCLRDRMRATGSASQAEYFGRVVRGDPTERRALVDRVLNHETGFFRHQPSYDALRTGMLPALTAAQRGLGRPRRIELWSAGSSTGEEAYSMAITALEVLLAAAFEFTVTGTDFTAACVEAARVGRYERRSMEGLAAEHRGRYFRPAAGHPGSFEAARYLRNRAEFGLFNFLRPETYPKREFHVIFCQNVLIYLREEIRNQVAREVCGRLAPGGYLVPAPGELPSFAMPGIEAARFGPVLVYRRKPEERVNAKRVD, encoded by the coding sequence ATGACAACGACCCTCGCCAACCCGCCCGCAGCTCCTCCAGCACTTGGACTGGAGGCGTTGGCCGTATGGCGCGAATGGATCGAGGAGCAGTGCGGAGCCTGCTTTCCCGAGTCGCGGACGCACGTTCTCGAGAGCTGCCTGCGGGATCGCATGCGGGCGACCGGGAGCGCGAGCCAGGCGGAGTACTTCGGTCGAGTCGTCCGCGGCGATCCGACCGAGCGGCGGGCGCTGGTGGACCGGGTGCTCAATCACGAGACCGGCTTTTTTCGCCACCAGCCGTCGTACGATGCCCTGCGGACCGGTATGCTGCCGGCGTTGACTGCCGCGCAGCGCGGTCTCGGCCGCCCGCGGCGGATCGAGTTGTGGAGCGCCGGTTCGTCGACTGGCGAAGAAGCCTACTCGATGGCGATCACGGCGCTCGAGGTTCTGCTGGCGGCCGCCTTCGAGTTCACGGTGACCGGGACGGACTTCACGGCGGCCTGCGTGGAGGCGGCGCGGGTGGGGCGGTATGAGCGGCGCTCAATGGAGGGCCTCGCGGCCGAACACCGCGGCCGTTATTTCCGCCCGGCGGCAGGCCATCCAGGGTCATTCGAAGCAGCCCGGTACCTCCGCAACCGGGCCGAGTTCGGCCTGTTCAACTTTCTGCGTCCGGAGACGTACCCGAAGCGCGAATTCCATGTGATCTTTTGCCAGAACGTGCTGATCTACCTTCGGGAAGAGATCCGCAATCAAGTTGCGCGGGAGGTTTGCGGCAGACTGGCGCCGGGCGGCTACCTGGTCCCCGCGCCGGGCGAACTGCCATCGTTCGCCATGCCCGGCATTGAGGCAGCGCGGTTCGGACCCGTGTTGGTCTATCGGAGAAAACCTGAGGAGCGAGTGAATGCAAAACGAGTCGATTAA
- a CDS encoding methyl-accepting chemotaxis protein yields MFEKLKNMSIQRKLALVVGVMAVPILVLVGLFVRTTNVLVGSTQDEINGLEYLSAVMNLSEHVQAHRDLSAAVLAGDAGQASRIQALYPVVDSDFAALEPLEEKYAGTFGTSEKLSDIKKAWATIRQRGTNTTARESLAAHADLSNKLIDLVRQVGDKSSLILDPELDAYYLMDPVVVQLPLVIERISALRSLVMQSAVKGRTPEEQAQAVAVATEIQRNFVNLQRSFATASAANKSLDRAMGPAVTAAIGAAENFLGRVTRDANGIRSVNDAYEAGTAALDAFHKLHDTSSTALAGLLDVRVAGFRQQQIVQALVGLLALGAVGFLAYRITLGITAQVDAIMGLFSSIGIGDFGARAPVISSDELGMLTQSLNVMLDNTLSLIQSQEERQQLEDSIQKLTAELSVAAAGDLTVRAEVDNQVTESIAQSFNQMIGELRAVIARVHDTTTSVTSSAGEVQVTTEHLATGSESQAHQIIEASAAVDEMAVSIQQVSANAANAASVADQALETSKKGAGSVQKTIEGMGAIRQQVQQTSKRIKRLGESSQEIGEIVQLIGDIADRTSILALNASIQAAMAGEAGKGFAVVAEEVERLAERSTEATKKISSLIKSIQTDTNDAIMAMEETTREVVGGSNLANEAGQNLLEIEKISGQLAELIQSISMASKQQSRGSESVVRSMGQISDVTQQTAAGAKQAAVSIRRLSSLADELRSSMDRFKLPRVAA; encoded by the coding sequence ATGTTCGAAAAACTGAAAAACATGAGCATCCAGCGCAAGCTTGCCCTCGTGGTAGGCGTGATGGCGGTGCCCATTCTCGTACTTGTCGGTCTGTTCGTCCGAACGACCAACGTCCTGGTGGGCTCCACGCAGGACGAAATCAACGGTCTCGAGTATCTCAGCGCGGTGATGAACCTGTCCGAGCACGTGCAGGCGCATCGCGACTTGAGCGCGGCGGTGCTCGCCGGCGACGCCGGGCAGGCCTCGCGCATTCAGGCTTTGTACCCGGTGGTGGACTCCGACTTCGCCGCGCTCGAGCCGCTCGAGGAGAAGTACGCGGGGACGTTCGGCACCAGCGAGAAGCTGAGCGACATCAAGAAGGCCTGGGCGACGATCCGGCAGCGTGGAACGAATACCACGGCGCGGGAAAGCCTGGCCGCGCACGCCGATCTTTCGAACAAGCTGATCGACCTGGTCCGCCAGGTGGGCGACAAGTCGAGCCTGATTCTCGATCCCGAGTTGGATGCGTACTACCTAATGGACCCGGTTGTCGTCCAACTGCCTCTCGTGATCGAACGAATCTCCGCGCTGCGCTCGCTGGTGATGCAGTCGGCGGTGAAGGGGCGGACACCGGAAGAGCAGGCGCAGGCGGTGGCCGTGGCGACGGAAATCCAGCGTAATTTCGTCAACCTGCAGCGCAGCTTCGCGACCGCGTCGGCGGCCAACAAGTCGCTCGACCGGGCGATGGGGCCGGCGGTGACGGCGGCGATCGGAGCGGCGGAGAACTTCCTCGGCCGCGTGACGCGCGACGCCAACGGCATCCGGTCCGTGAACGATGCCTACGAAGCTGGAACGGCGGCCCTAGACGCCTTCCACAAACTGCACGACACCTCGTCGACGGCGCTTGCCGGACTGCTTGACGTCCGCGTGGCCGGCTTCCGGCAGCAGCAGATCGTGCAGGCCCTGGTCGGCCTGCTCGCGCTCGGCGCGGTCGGCTTCCTGGCCTATCGCATCACGCTCGGCATCACCGCGCAGGTGGACGCGATCATGGGCCTGTTCAGCTCGATCGGCATCGGCGACTTCGGCGCCCGCGCCCCGGTGATCTCCAGCGACGAGTTGGGCATGCTCACGCAGTCGCTCAACGTGATGCTCGACAACACGCTGTCCCTGATCCAGTCCCAGGAGGAGCGGCAGCAACTGGAAGACAGTATCCAGAAGCTGACGGCGGAACTCTCCGTGGCGGCGGCCGGCGACCTGACGGTGCGCGCGGAAGTCGACAACCAGGTGACCGAATCGATCGCTCAGTCGTTCAACCAGATGATCGGGGAGCTGCGGGCGGTGATCGCGCGCGTCCACGACACAACCACGTCGGTAACCTCTTCGGCGGGCGAGGTGCAGGTGACCACCGAGCATCTGGCCACCGGTTCGGAATCGCAGGCGCACCAGATCATTGAGGCGTCGGCGGCGGTCGACGAAATGGCGGTGTCGATCCAGCAGGTGTCGGCGAACGCGGCGAACGCGGCATCGGTGGCCGATCAGGCGCTCGAGACCTCGAAGAAGGGCGCCGGCTCGGTGCAGAAGACGATCGAAGGCATGGGCGCGATCCGGCAGCAGGTGCAACAGACCTCGAAGCGGATCAAGCGGCTGGGCGAGAGCTCGCAGGAGATCGGCGAGATCGTGCAGTTGATCGGCGACATCGCGGACCGGACCTCGATTCTCGCGCTGAACGCGTCGATTCAGGCGGCCATGGCGGGCGAAGCCGGCAAGGGCTTCGCGGTGGTGGCCGAGGAAGTCGAGCGGCTGGCCGAGCGGTCGACGGAAGCAACGAAGAAGATCTCGTCGCTGATCAAGTCGATTCAGACCGACACCAACGACGCGATCATGGCCATGGAGGAGACGACGCGCGAAGTGGTCGGCGGGTCAAACCTGGCCAACGAAGCGGGCCAGAACCTGCTCGAGATCGAAAAGATTTCGGGGCAGTTGGCCGAGTTGATTCAATCGATCTCGATGGCCTCTAAGCAGCAATCGCGCGGTTCGGAGTCCGTGGTGCGGTCGATGGGTCAGATCTCCGACGTGACGCAGCAGACCGCGGCTGGCGCCAAACAGGCGGCGGTGTCGATTCGGCGGCTGTCCAGCCTCGCCGACGAACTCCGCAGTTCGATGGACCGGTTCAAGCTGCCCAGAGTGGCGGCCTGA
- a CDS encoding chemotaxis protein CheW, with protein MHDEHPADPIFDQPEATETESMEDAFSALLAWDVDLPQPVLSAPAGNQQPPPEPGILPLAEVLAGAEPNAEEGVLDEIPEPDLFLFEDEPAVAEAAAGRAGTDIPEPDEFVFEAAVESAPEPPPAAEPEAETAPAEWTWPRIDADESAAAPAAAQAATQPVTRPATEEPSPSSPWVWPRPAPREDAAATPPAPETETKAQPSAPSPWKWPPRRTARPESGAGTPEAETEQPRRSPAWTWPRPAQGAASSEPAPEASEAPNTQPQWPSPAETEALVTPAATEPAGAMPTEAMPAQVEAAESTPAEVAPGSEQPETDVTGSQPIARDEPAFEEEPVVEGVAASEEVALAAAPSAEAVQEPVAEPAPEAAEDAAGEIAEAAGTSVTVPAEAPRAEAAGDPMVDTAPPIPDAAIREVAIETETPPPADESQVEAAPVEALAEPEQTPVAEETAARTEVVATAPEVAEPKAAEEAEPPAAPALAPALAATELAAHGITTPPEPTAPAQTFLPRRPGESSVWTPSTLKHPAPASPVARTLPRATPAGTIPPAQPGVRSAIPPRVPLTRSVPLQAARDAAEAKPAGRFQHSQVPAPQAQVPAAQIPPPTPAAPPAIGAPQGHDAAALAASAARSAFAERPLSARIAPLTGTRPPEGQTAGTQPPRIAPAPPPAVVAPVAPVEEDRNEPAVPAIPPHPPAGHAVETPAKRQIHPPEAPLEPMTESAITDLIREIDAEVEATPLEVAKPQVQSPQDRRVRTESCIIFALAETRYAFPIGNVLELNTVPRVTAVPQAPVWVRGVANLRGEVISVLDLRSLVGLEEAAEYSPKARILVVRAAGGDQVAALIVDEVRGTAPFSRDTLEQPAGQVSDRVAPLLAGVSEHQDQLLNILDVEKLFQTPEIRGLAG; from the coding sequence ATGCACGACGAACATCCGGCCGATCCGATTTTCGACCAGCCCGAGGCGACCGAAACCGAGAGCATGGAAGACGCCTTTTCGGCGCTGCTCGCGTGGGACGTCGACCTGCCCCAGCCCGTGCTTTCGGCCCCGGCGGGGAACCAGCAGCCGCCGCCGGAGCCGGGAATCCTGCCGCTTGCCGAGGTGCTCGCCGGCGCCGAACCGAACGCCGAGGAAGGCGTCCTGGACGAGATTCCGGAACCGGACCTGTTCCTCTTCGAGGACGAACCAGCAGTGGCCGAAGCCGCGGCGGGCCGCGCCGGGACAGACATTCCAGAGCCGGACGAGTTCGTCTTCGAGGCAGCCGTGGAGTCCGCACCGGAGCCGCCGCCGGCCGCGGAGCCGGAGGCCGAAACCGCGCCGGCTGAGTGGACCTGGCCGCGAATCGACGCAGACGAATCCGCCGCAGCCCCAGCGGCGGCGCAGGCCGCGACGCAGCCAGTGACGCGGCCCGCGACGGAGGAGCCATCGCCCTCGTCGCCGTGGGTCTGGCCACGTCCGGCTCCGCGCGAGGATGCCGCCGCGACACCGCCGGCGCCGGAAACGGAAACGAAGGCCCAACCGAGCGCCCCATCGCCGTGGAAGTGGCCTCCGCGCCGTACGGCGCGGCCAGAGAGCGGTGCGGGGACACCGGAGGCGGAGACGGAACAGCCGAGGCGGTCCCCTGCTTGGACCTGGCCCCGGCCGGCCCAAGGCGCGGCGTCGAGTGAGCCGGCTCCCGAAGCGTCCGAGGCGCCGAACACTCAGCCGCAGTGGCCGTCTCCGGCGGAAACTGAAGCCCTCGTGACGCCGGCCGCCACAGAGCCGGCGGGCGCGATGCCGACGGAGGCGATGCCAGCACAGGTGGAAGCGGCGGAATCCACGCCAGCCGAAGTCGCGCCGGGTTCGGAACAACCGGAGACGGATGTCACCGGCTCCCAGCCGATTGCGCGGGACGAGCCGGCCTTCGAAGAGGAACCCGTGGTGGAGGGAGTTGCGGCTTCGGAAGAGGTTGCCTTGGCGGCTGCGCCATCCGCGGAGGCGGTTCAGGAACCGGTGGCGGAACCGGCTCCCGAAGCGGCGGAGGATGCGGCCGGGGAGATCGCCGAAGCAGCCGGAACGTCTGTCACAGTGCCGGCCGAAGCACCTCGCGCCGAGGCGGCTGGGGATCCGATGGTGGACACGGCTCCGCCGATTCCGGATGCGGCGATCCGCGAGGTGGCTATCGAAACCGAGACGCCGCCGCCTGCCGATGAGAGTCAGGTGGAAGCGGCGCCCGTGGAGGCGTTGGCCGAGCCGGAGCAGACACCGGTGGCGGAGGAAACGGCTGCGAGGACGGAAGTGGTCGCGACCGCGCCGGAAGTAGCCGAGCCGAAGGCCGCCGAGGAGGCCGAACCGCCCGCCGCGCCGGCATTGGCGCCGGCTTTGGCGGCGACAGAACTCGCCGCCCATGGGATCACGACGCCGCCCGAGCCGACGGCGCCGGCACAGACATTCCTCCCGCGGAGGCCGGGCGAGTCGAGTGTGTGGACGCCATCGACTTTGAAGCATCCAGCGCCGGCTTCCCCGGTAGCGCGAACGCTGCCGAGGGCGACGCCTGCGGGCACGATTCCGCCCGCCCAACCCGGCGTGCGAAGCGCGATTCCGCCGCGCGTGCCGCTGACGCGCTCCGTACCGTTGCAGGCAGCCCGGGACGCCGCGGAGGCCAAGCCGGCGGGCAGGTTCCAGCATTCTCAGGTTCCCGCCCCCCAGGCCCAGGTTCCCGCCGCGCAGATTCCGCCGCCCACGCCGGCCGCGCCGCCGGCAATCGGGGCGCCGCAGGGACACGACGCCGCCGCGTTGGCGGCCTCCGCGGCGCGGAGCGCCTTCGCGGAGCGGCCGCTATCGGCGCGGATCGCGCCGTTGACGGGCACACGCCCGCCGGAGGGCCAAACGGCGGGCACGCAGCCACCGCGGATTGCGCCGGCCCCGCCGCCGGCCGTGGTAGCGCCGGTGGCGCCCGTCGAAGAAGATCGCAACGAGCCCGCCGTTCCCGCGATCCCGCCGCATCCGCCGGCCGGGCACGCGGTGGAAACGCCCGCCAAGCGGCAGATCCACCCGCCCGAGGCGCCGCTGGAACCGATGACGGAGTCGGCGATTACGGACCTGATCCGCGAAATCGACGCGGAGGTGGAAGCGACTCCGCTCGAAGTCGCGAAACCGCAAGTCCAGTCGCCGCAAGACCGGAGGGTGCGGACGGAGAGCTGCATCATATTCGCGCTTGCCGAAACACGCTATGCGTTTCCGATCGGGAACGTACTGGAGTTGAACACGGTTCCGCGAGTGACCGCGGTGCCGCAGGCGCCGGTATGGGTGCGCGGAGTCGCCAACCTGCGCGGCGAGGTGATCTCGGTGCTGGACCTGCGCAGCCTGGTGGGTCTCGAGGAGGCCGCGGAGTACTCGCCGAAAGCGCGGATTCTCGTGGTGAGGGCCGCGGGCGGAGACCAGGTGGCCGCGTTGATCGTTGACGAGGTCCGCGGGACGGCTCCGTTCTCGCGCGACACGCTCGAGCAGCCGGCCGGGCAGGTATCGGACCGGGTTGCTCCGCTTCTGGCGGGAGTGAGCGAGCACCAGGATCAGCTTCTGAACATTCTCGACGTCGAAAAGTTATTCCAGACTCCGGAAATACGCGGTCTAGCCGGTTAG
- a CDS encoding response regulator codes for MLLVDDSPTELRVMLQALEGRDLRLLTAADGEEAIETIGRTLPDLVLLDIILPKKNGFQVCRQLRTSPDTARIRIILVSSKSLDSDRYWGLQQGADDYLVKPFTAEQLAEKVERHLGLARVAAGSHRD; via the coding sequence GTGCTTCTGGTCGACGACAGCCCCACCGAACTGCGCGTGATGCTGCAGGCGCTCGAAGGACGGGACCTGCGGCTGCTCACGGCGGCCGACGGCGAGGAAGCGATCGAAACGATCGGGCGGACGCTGCCGGATCTTGTGCTGCTCGACATCATTCTCCCGAAGAAGAACGGGTTTCAGGTGTGCCGCCAGCTACGAACCTCGCCGGACACGGCCCGGATCCGCATCATCCTCGTGAGCAGCAAGAGCCTCGACAGCGACCGCTACTGGGGTCTTCAACAGGGCGCTGACGACTATCTGGTGAAACCGTTCACGGCGGAGCAGTTGGCGGAGAAGGTGGAACGACATTTGGGCCTGGCGCGAGTGGCCGCCGGCTCGCATCGCGACTAG
- a CDS encoding response regulator, which produces MKIEGTASAESGSGTELLRRAVEAARTGNKPEARRLLAEAVRVDPNNEKAWLWRASLTVSRSVAAGYLHEVLRINPQNTSAMALLAKLGHAPPAPTAAQAEEESAETGGRSEIVVREQRVLALGTLGAGAPPAEANGHDQPAQTVEAGEARTTAEAAIAEPNGTATAVEAPEIRVSQPEPPSGTAFEVGLTPKASVSAALAGLSAAQFPQRAAAPRVEGRQQQAPAQGPPAAKGAASAFAQAARLATSPGQRPAMKSAGLAAASPDAAGRAAVSPDVARVQRDLAAWGLAPNPPAAAPAPAEPAPSMGLAQDGLAPAVDTRRVSAGLESLPSVGAAPSGSPASKAPVAPPIRKGEEDAFRPIATPPPPAPRRTPEQEAAQYAGLLNPKTCPFCRERRERQDFCMACRAFLSLRQDMMYRSDGRDDAALMRTIDSLQDAPGAERSFEAQYVLALANLNLANTSEATIYLARACRLRPGLESLRTYLNALRARPLILVVDDSLTIRTMVATALEGVGYRVLRCASATDALNAIKQETPRLALLDVSMPMVDGFQLCRMMRSIPSTKDIPILMLSGHDGFLDKVKGRMAGATDYLTKPFDPEPALAKVGKLVRL; this is translated from the coding sequence GTGAAGATTGAGGGCACAGCGAGCGCCGAATCCGGCTCCGGCACGGAGTTGCTCCGGCGCGCCGTGGAAGCGGCGCGGACCGGGAACAAACCCGAGGCCCGCCGGTTGCTGGCGGAAGCGGTGCGCGTCGATCCAAATAACGAAAAGGCTTGGCTCTGGCGTGCCTCCTTGACGGTTAGCAGATCGGTCGCGGCGGGATATCTCCATGAGGTACTGCGCATCAACCCGCAGAATACGTCCGCGATGGCATTGCTTGCCAAGCTCGGGCATGCGCCGCCGGCGCCCACGGCGGCCCAGGCGGAAGAGGAATCGGCGGAAACCGGGGGTCGAAGCGAGATCGTCGTCCGGGAGCAGCGGGTATTGGCGCTGGGAACGTTGGGGGCGGGCGCGCCTCCGGCCGAGGCCAACGGGCACGACCAACCGGCACAGACGGTTGAGGCGGGAGAAGCGAGAACAACGGCGGAGGCGGCGATCGCGGAGCCGAACGGAACGGCGACTGCCGTTGAGGCGCCGGAGATCCGGGTGAGCCAGCCTGAGCCGCCCAGTGGAACCGCATTCGAGGTGGGTCTGACGCCCAAGGCTTCCGTGAGCGCGGCGCTTGCCGGATTGTCTGCCGCCCAATTTCCGCAACGGGCCGCCGCCCCACGGGTCGAAGGCAGACAGCAGCAGGCCCCGGCGCAGGGGCCTCCAGCGGCGAAGGGTGCGGCGTCGGCGTTTGCGCAGGCGGCGCGCCTTGCCACGTCGCCTGGCCAGCGGCCCGCGATGAAATCGGCGGGCTTGGCGGCGGCAAGTCCGGATGCGGCGGGGCGCGCGGCGGTTTCGCCGGATGTGGCGCGGGTCCAGAGGGATCTCGCGGCGTGGGGCCTCGCTCCGAATCCACCGGCGGCGGCGCCGGCGCCGGCTGAACCGGCCCCTTCTATGGGACTCGCGCAAGACGGACTCGCTCCGGCTGTGGACACACGGCGAGTTTCTGCTGGTTTGGAGTCGCTCCCATCGGTAGGGGCCGCGCCTAGCGGCTCACCTGCTTCCAAGGCGCCCGTGGCGCCGCCGATTCGGAAGGGGGAGGAAGACGCGTTCCGGCCGATCGCGACACCGCCGCCACCGGCGCCGCGCCGGACCCCGGAGCAGGAGGCCGCTCAGTACGCGGGCCTGCTGAATCCGAAGACTTGTCCGTTCTGCCGGGAACGGCGGGAGCGGCAGGATTTCTGCATGGCCTGCCGGGCGTTTCTCTCGCTCCGGCAGGATATGATGTACCGGTCCGACGGGCGTGACGACGCAGCGTTGATGCGGACGATCGATTCCCTCCAGGACGCTCCCGGGGCGGAACGTTCGTTCGAGGCGCAGTACGTGCTGGCGCTGGCGAATCTCAACCTGGCGAACACGAGCGAAGCGACGATCTATCTGGCCCGAGCGTGCCGGCTGCGGCCCGGGCTTGAGAGTCTGCGCACGTACCTGAACGCGCTGCGGGCGCGGCCGCTGATCCTGGTGGTGGACGACAGCCTGACGATCCGGACGATGGTGGCGACGGCGCTCGAAGGGGTGGGCTACCGGGTGTTGCGCTGCGCCTCGGCCACCGATGCGCTCAACGCGATCAAGCAGGAGACGCCGCGGCTGGCGCTGCTCGACGTCAGCATGCCGATGGTGGACGGGTTCCAGCTCTGCAGAATGATGCGGTCGATTCCGTCGACGAAGGATATCCCAATACTCATGCTCTCCGGGCACGACGGGTTCCTCGACAAGGTGAAGGGCAGGATGGCGGGGGCCACCGACTATCTGACGAAACCGTTCGATCCCGAGCCGGCGTTGGCGAAAGTGGGGAAACTGGTCCGCCTATGA
- a CDS encoding pitrilysin family protein — translation MEQEVAIGTPSQRTVLDNGVRVVTESIPGMRSLSIAVSIECGSADESAEEAGLSHLCEHLVFQGTSTRSRLRIARQIDDAGGQVGAFTSRDYTCYTAAVLGEYSFHALDLLGDLVLNPTFPEQALEFEKRAVLAEIARAADEPSRRAQELAWAACWPDHPLGRPIAGSPELVEGYTREDVIYFFHRHYSPNRTIISAAGNLKHDEFVSQVQDVFWRMYGESSRPRVGPAGFHGGAHGVDIPSAQSYFCLALPAPEYSSPDRYAVHALCKALGGNLSSRLFRRLREERGLVYEVSSDYNAYRGGGLVSIEGSAHPELLAETLGETTAVARDLLTGAEPIELEELWRVRTQIRSEHLLSSESTHTRMMRLAVQEIYFGRQMPSTEILDAVQELDLEPVHRGGRQCWGTGPMAATLVVAGPGGTEAAAAARSLIEETPEPGSPAETLSPSLKTGKEESACH, via the coding sequence TTGGAGCAAGAGGTCGCGATCGGAACGCCATCCCAGAGGACGGTGCTCGACAACGGTGTGCGCGTTGTCACGGAATCGATCCCTGGGATGCGATCCCTGTCGATCGCGGTGTCGATCGAGTGCGGTTCGGCCGATGAATCGGCGGAAGAAGCGGGGTTGTCACACCTCTGCGAACACCTTGTTTTTCAGGGAACGAGCACGCGGAGCAGGCTCCGTATTGCGCGGCAGATCGACGATGCGGGCGGACAGGTGGGCGCGTTTACTTCGCGCGACTACACCTGCTACACGGCGGCGGTGCTGGGCGAGTACAGCTTTCACGCGCTGGATCTGTTGGGCGATCTGGTGCTGAACCCGACGTTTCCCGAGCAGGCGCTCGAGTTCGAGAAGCGCGCCGTGCTGGCGGAGATCGCGCGGGCGGCCGACGAGCCGTCGCGCAGGGCGCAGGAGCTGGCGTGGGCGGCGTGCTGGCCGGATCATCCACTGGGGCGGCCGATCGCCGGCAGTCCGGAACTGGTTGAGGGGTACACGCGGGAAGACGTGATTTACTTCTTCCACCGCCACTACTCACCGAACCGGACGATCATTTCGGCCGCGGGCAACCTGAAGCACGACGAGTTCGTGTCGCAGGTGCAGGACGTCTTCTGGCGGATGTATGGCGAGAGCAGTCGGCCGCGGGTGGGTCCGGCTGGCTTTCATGGCGGCGCGCACGGGGTGGATATTCCGAGCGCGCAGTCCTACTTCTGCCTGGCGCTGCCGGCGCCGGAGTATTCGAGCCCGGACCGGTACGCCGTGCACGCATTGTGCAAGGCCCTCGGCGGGAATTTGAGCTCGCGCCTGTTCCGGCGGCTGCGGGAGGAGCGGGGCCTGGTGTACGAAGTCTCGTCGGATTACAACGCGTATCGGGGAGGCGGACTGGTTTCGATCGAGGGCAGCGCGCATCCGGAGCTGCTGGCGGAGACGCTGGGCGAGACGACGGCGGTTGCGCGGGATCTGCTGACCGGCGCGGAGCCGATCGAGCTCGAGGAATTGTGGCGGGTGCGGACGCAGATCCGCTCCGAACACCTGCTCTCGTCGGAGAGCACACATACAAGAATGATGAGGCTCGCGGTGCAGGAGATCTACTTCGGGAGGCAGATGCCCTCGACGGAGATCCTGGACGCGGTGCAGGAACTGGACCTCGAACCGGTGCACCGGGGCGGGCGGCAGTGCTGGGGGACGGGACCGATGGCGGCGACGCTGGTGGTTGCCGGTCCGGGAGGTACGGAAGCCGCCGCGGCCGCGCGGAGCCTCATCGAAGAGACGCCAGAGCCGGGCAGCCCGGCCGAAACACTCAGTCCGTCACTCAAAACAGGAAAGGAGGAGAGCGCATGCCATTAG
- a CDS encoding phosphoadenylyl-sulfate reductase: MHRDPRHLLRWAQDEFGSRFAVVTSFQDEGMVLLHMAAAIDPGIRVITLDTGRLPGATFEMMEIVRNQLGLNVEVVYPDANELERMVTRYGPSLFHRDPSLRKLCCHVRKTLPLERKLSGISAWAAGLRRGQSEERASVEQVESNGGRTKLNPLAHWTATEVAAYLERHRVPRHPLYAEGYTTIGCAPCTRALNAGESGRDGRWWWETESAKECGIHVAADGAMRRTLDVLLEDILVR; this comes from the coding sequence ATGCACCGAGATCCGCGCCATCTACTCCGCTGGGCTCAAGACGAATTCGGCAGCCGCTTCGCCGTCGTCACCAGCTTTCAGGACGAAGGCATGGTCCTCCTCCACATGGCCGCCGCGATCGATCCCGGAATTCGCGTGATCACCCTCGATACCGGTCGCCTCCCGGGAGCAACATTCGAAATGATGGAGATCGTCCGCAACCAGCTCGGCCTGAACGTGGAGGTGGTGTACCCGGACGCCAACGAGCTGGAACGCATGGTCACCCGATACGGCCCCAGTCTCTTCCACCGCGACCCTTCCCTCCGCAAGCTCTGCTGCCATGTCCGCAAGACGCTCCCGCTCGAGCGCAAGCTATCCGGAATCAGCGCTTGGGCGGCCGGACTCCGTCGCGGCCAATCCGAAGAACGCGCCTCCGTCGAGCAGGTGGAATCCAACGGCGGCCGAACCAAGCTGAATCCGCTCGCCCACTGGACCGCCACCGAGGTCGCCGCCTATCTCGAACGCCACCGGGTGCCGCGCCACCCCCTCTACGCCGAGGGCTACACGACCATCGGCTGCGCGCCTTGCACGCGCGCCCTGAACGCCGGCGAATCGGGCCGCGACGGCCGCTGGTGGTGGGAGACCGAAAGCGCCAAGGAGTGCGGAATCCACGTCGCCGCCGACGGCGCGATGCGGCGGACCCTGGACGTTCTCCTCGAAGATATACTGGTACGTTGA
- a CDS encoding PHP domain-containing protein has protein sequence MIDLHIHTTASDGTWTPAEVVDEAKRLALDAISITDHDNFEGYDEAQPLAAAAGVTLICGIEVSTKLIQPERPRPKTVHLLGYFFKAPADAFRQWLQGQQRARHERNVELAAKLQSLDLDITIDEVRAMGRSMAGRPHFARIMMEKGYVSSIQEAFDLYLDEKGKAYVEKHDPTLAEGIRQIRDGGGVVSLAHPIRLGRFGRQEEDLIRQMAKMGIQAVEAYHCDHDARHQERYQLLARRYDLAITGGSDFHGDNKPGVRMGSGIDSNISVPRKLLDRLRLLGRP, from the coding sequence TTGATCGACCTGCATATCCACACGACGGCGTCCGATGGAACCTGGACGCCGGCCGAGGTGGTGGACGAGGCCAAGCGGCTCGCTCTTGACGCCATCTCCATTACCGATCACGACAACTTCGAAGGCTACGACGAAGCCCAGCCGCTCGCGGCCGCCGCAGGCGTGACGCTCATCTGCGGCATCGAAGTCAGCACTAAGTTGATCCAGCCCGAGCGCCCGCGCCCGAAAACCGTTCACCTGCTCGGCTATTTCTTCAAGGCGCCGGCCGACGCCTTTCGCCAATGGCTGCAAGGGCAGCAGCGGGCGCGTCACGAACGAAACGTCGAACTGGCCGCGAAACTCCAGTCGCTCGACCTCGACATCACCATCGACGAGGTGCGCGCCATGGGCCGCTCCATGGCCGGGCGTCCGCACTTCGCGCGAATCATGATGGAAAAGGGCTACGTTTCCTCGATCCAGGAAGCGTTCGATCTCTACCTCGACGAGAAGGGCAAGGCCTACGTCGAGAAGCACGACCCGACGCTCGCCGAAGGCATCCGCCAGATCCGCGACGGCGGCGGCGTGGTTTCGCTCGCCCACCCGATCCGCCTTGGCCGCTTCGGCCGTCAGGAAGAGGACCTCATCCGGCAGATGGCGAAGATGGGTATCCAGGCGGTGGAGGCCTATCACTGCGATCACGACGCCCGCCACCAGGAGCGCTACCAGCTTCTCGCGCGGCGCTACGACCTCGCCATCACCGGCGGTTCGGACTTTCACGGCGACAACAAGCCCGGCGTCAGGATGGGCTCGGGAATCGACAGTAACATCTCCGTGCCGCGGAAGTTACTCGACCGGCTGCGGCTGCTCGGCAGACCGTAA